The Xiphophorus maculatus strain JP 163 A chromosome 23, X_maculatus-5.0-male, whole genome shotgun sequence genome contains a region encoding:
- the LOC111607066 gene encoding uncharacterized protein LOC111607066, whose amino-acid sequence MPFVTKIRKLTALILLTAATLSQTDEIPHQISLKLVDVGGTVSLHCPVTKTERKFFFWYRQPLGHMLQTVSTGSLTEQKLSEQFNNSRFNLKAGDSQYSLTIKNVRKEDEATYFCQSGTAYFQSFAAGMYLAVNDHDSRTLTHVRQTPETTSVQDGDTVNLHCSLLSKTSVNSGQCPAKNNVFWFRVGFGASHSSFIYTNKNSCDAQQRSCDYRLSKTIQNSSDAGMYYCAVVTCGKILFGEGTKVETSKPVEPVLIVLSVLLCLCVTVIAILLFSRD is encoded by the exons ATGCCTTTTGTCACTAAGATTAGAAAACTGACTGCTTTGATTCTTCTGACTGCAGCAA ccCTTAGTCAAACTGATGAAATTCCTCATCAGATCTCTTTGAAACTGGTTGACGTTGGCGGGACTGTTTCTCTGCATTGTCCAGTTACAAAGACGGAGCGCAAATTCTTCTTCTGGTACAGGCAGCCTCTTGGACATATGCTCCAGACAGTTTCCACAGGAAGCTTGACTGAACAAAAACTGAGTGAACAATTTAACAACAGTCgctttaatttaaaagcagGGGATTCTCAATACTCTCTTACTATCAAGAATGTCAGAAAAGAGGATGAAGCAACATATTTCTGTCAAAGTGGGACTGCttattttcagagttttgctGCAGGGATGTACTTGGCTGTAAACG ATCATGACAGTCGAACACTGACTCATGTCAGACAAACTCCAGAGACAACATCAGTCCAGGACGGGGACACAGTTAATCTCCATTGTTCTCTTCTCTCCAAGACGTCTGTAAACTCTGGTCAATGTCCAGCTAAAAACAATGTGTTCTGGTTCAGAGTCGGATTCGGAGCCTCTCATTCAAGCTTTATTTATACTAACAAAAACAGCTGTGATGCTCAGCAAAGGAGCTGTGACTACCGACTGTCAAAAACTATACAGAACTCCTCAGATGCTGGAATGTATTACTGTGCTGTGGTCACATGTGGGAAGATCCTGTTTGGAGAAGGAACTAAAGTAGAAACAA GTAAACCTGTGGAACCTGTTCTCATTGTCCTGAGTGTGCTGTTATGCCTTTGTGTGACTGTGATCGCAATTCTTTTATTCTCCAGAGATTAA